The Stratiformator vulcanicus genome has a segment encoding these proteins:
- a CDS encoding GNAT family N-acetyltransferase: protein MLSVTEIRSLSELDSLADDWSRLWVESAEPTVAQTLDWYRAYCRTSPSFIEPRIIVAKAAGDVLGILPLVLKRGSFRDGSPRILGLPDEPGLGLCGVVGKNRSATLGSAMTYLRHRRADWDVIEITERTLDGLSGNRVHTAMRFAGWRPATQAVGSLGRFEIVARWPDFLAETDATTRLSLYRSQHNVGHDNRYEFVRHRSGPTCPGSADDIETLLEEAFHISGGPRVSQTRRDFLKEITQSLSADGRADICLLYRDSLPVASMINAVVGDRVVSIYGAVTDHDRTTVASKLVQELLVDGGRRGDRDVTWSESDDHPLDGWALERLPLSQRVCFAKYSTKAQFLRIGRAASQLWHRNETPTRPAPELRVVGT from the coding sequence ATGCTTTCTGTCACCGAAATTCGATCACTTTCCGAACTCGACTCATTGGCCGACGACTGGTCGCGCTTGTGGGTAGAATCGGCCGAGCCGACTGTAGCGCAGACGCTCGATTGGTATCGCGCTTATTGCCGGACAAGCCCGTCATTTATCGAACCTCGCATCATTGTGGCGAAGGCTGCGGGCGACGTTCTCGGTATATTACCGCTCGTTCTCAAGCGGGGTTCATTCCGCGACGGCTCCCCGCGAATCCTCGGATTGCCGGATGAACCGGGTTTAGGCCTCTGCGGCGTGGTCGGCAAGAATCGGTCAGCCACGCTCGGATCGGCAATGACGTATCTGCGGCACCGACGTGCCGACTGGGACGTGATCGAGATCACCGAAAGAACGCTCGACGGCCTGAGCGGAAATCGAGTTCATACCGCGATGCGATTCGCGGGGTGGCGACCGGCAACGCAGGCGGTCGGTTCGCTGGGACGCTTTGAAATCGTTGCCCGCTGGCCAGACTTTCTCGCCGAGACCGACGCGACAACACGTCTGTCCCTCTATCGCAGCCAGCACAACGTCGGTCACGACAATCGCTACGAGTTCGTGCGCCATCGCAGCGGGCCGACTTGCCCCGGTAGCGCAGATGACATCGAGACCCTGCTCGAAGAAGCCTTTCATATTTCGGGCGGACCGCGGGTGAGTCAGACACGCCGAGACTTCCTGAAGGAAATCACCCAATCGTTGTCGGCAGACGGCCGGGCCGATATCTGTCTGCTATACCGCGATTCGCTACCCGTTGCTTCGATGATTAATGCGGTCGTCGGCGACCGTGTGGTCTCCATCTATGGTGCGGTTACCGATCATGATCGAACGACCGTCGCGTCAAAGCTTGTCCAGGAATTGCTCGTCGACGGCGGTCGACGAGGCGACCGTGACGTGACTTGGTCGGAGAGTGACGACCATCCTCTGGATGGCTGGGCGCTGGAGCGACTGCCGCTGTCGCAGCGGGTCTGCTTTGCGAAGTACAGCACGAAGGCTCAGTTTCTTCGGATCGGTCGCGCGGCATCGCAATTGTGGCATCGTAATGAGACGCCGACCCGTCCGGCGCCGGAACTCCGCGTTGTGGGGACTTAG
- a CDS encoding HEAT repeat domain-containing protein, which yields MLAIVAFAALPDGAQADEPDVSALIAGLDSEERQDQLAAIVALGELGPFAEAAVPKLAKFLSGEDLVLQHEAAIALGRMGQSARSTVPDLLPLLKTDSPVLQHSSIVALGRIGEKSDEVLSGLESFLTAESAYLRLAAANSLVSIGVDGEKRGEVIDVLIDELNNQKITVRADASYALSRIGEPAAMPLTKAIAESDPITSIYATEALSGIGSAASGAVGPLKNLINSENPQLRASAVRCLAAISENYVPEVASLTEDKAVPVRLAVASAMGEFAAVSPEEVVEPLKTLLQDPDDSVQIEAITAAGRLGSQAGPLVPLLVDDLMSSEPARALAATDSLASIGKPAVDALAEALNQMQSRALALSALSQIGPDAAPATPRILDLLDEADGDLLTEIFVAIADIGKKAGPQAVERLVEYAKNPKNERRAGAVYALGNIGDADAVPLLKQLVNDTSEDLLPLAASYSLVQLKPDDEAVASSAIPLFIAKLDHEVPRVRVELARMLGEIGPRAAVAKSALAARLSDSSPDVQGEAVVALAKIGAIGPDLLPTVVKLLESPTPSVRYAAAYALGLAGKSASEVVPVFVQNLNSRDEFEKLISAWALVKITDGGPKPDESVEILLTGLQHPEPKIRAGVVDALAIFADRDDVTEALRQHLETESDSDVKAEIEKALGSK from the coding sequence ATGCTCGCCATCGTTGCGTTCGCGGCACTGCCTGATGGCGCTCAGGCCGACGAGCCTGACGTTAGCGCGTTGATTGCAGGATTGGATTCTGAAGAGCGGCAGGACCAACTTGCGGCAATCGTCGCGCTGGGCGAGTTAGGACCGTTCGCCGAAGCGGCTGTGCCGAAATTAGCGAAGTTCCTTTCCGGCGAGGACTTGGTCCTCCAGCACGAAGCCGCGATCGCACTCGGTCGCATGGGGCAATCCGCTCGTTCCACCGTTCCTGATTTGCTTCCGCTGCTCAAGACCGATTCGCCGGTGCTCCAGCACTCCTCCATCGTCGCGTTGGGACGCATCGGCGAGAAGAGCGACGAAGTGCTATCGGGTCTCGAATCTTTTCTAACGGCCGAGTCCGCTTATTTGCGGCTCGCGGCAGCCAACTCCCTCGTCTCGATCGGTGTCGATGGGGAAAAACGCGGCGAAGTCATTGACGTTCTTATCGACGAACTGAACAACCAGAAGATCACGGTGAGGGCAGACGCCTCGTACGCACTCTCGCGAATTGGCGAACCGGCCGCGATGCCGCTGACCAAAGCCATCGCTGAGAGTGACCCGATCACTTCGATCTACGCGACCGAGGCCTTATCCGGAATCGGTTCCGCCGCGAGCGGAGCGGTCGGCCCGCTGAAGAATTTGATCAATTCGGAAAACCCACAGTTGCGTGCGTCAGCGGTCCGCTGTCTGGCTGCAATTTCGGAAAACTATGTTCCCGAAGTGGCATCGCTGACCGAAGACAAGGCCGTCCCCGTGCGGTTGGCTGTCGCGAGTGCGATGGGAGAATTCGCTGCTGTTTCGCCCGAAGAGGTCGTCGAACCGTTGAAGACGTTGCTGCAGGATCCCGATGACTCGGTGCAAATTGAGGCGATTACGGCAGCCGGACGTCTCGGATCACAAGCCGGGCCATTGGTCCCTCTGCTTGTCGATGATCTGATGTCTTCAGAGCCGGCCAGAGCGTTGGCGGCGACCGATTCGCTCGCGTCAATCGGAAAACCTGCAGTCGACGCACTAGCCGAGGCGTTGAATCAAATGCAGAGCCGGGCGTTAGCCCTGTCGGCACTGTCGCAAATCGGCCCCGATGCAGCTCCTGCCACACCACGAATCCTTGATTTGCTGGATGAGGCTGATGGCGATTTGCTGACCGAAATCTTCGTGGCTATCGCTGATATCGGAAAGAAAGCCGGCCCGCAGGCTGTGGAACGGTTGGTCGAATACGCAAAGAATCCCAAGAACGAACGACGGGCCGGTGCCGTTTACGCACTGGGCAATATTGGTGATGCCGATGCCGTGCCGCTTCTCAAACAACTCGTCAACGACACGTCGGAGGACTTGTTGCCTTTGGCGGCTTCGTACTCGTTAGTGCAACTAAAGCCTGATGACGAAGCCGTCGCTTCTTCGGCCATCCCGCTTTTCATCGCGAAACTCGATCACGAGGTTCCACGCGTGCGAGTCGAGTTGGCTCGGATGCTGGGCGAAATCGGGCCGCGTGCGGCTGTGGCAAAGTCCGCGTTGGCGGCTCGGCTGTCGGACTCGAGCCCTGACGTACAGGGCGAAGCGGTTGTCGCCCTCGCCAAGATTGGAGCGATCGGTCCCGACTTGCTCCCCACTGTTGTCAAGTTGCTCGAATCACCGACCCCCTCGGTTCGTTACGCGGCAGCCTACGCGCTCGGTTTGGCCGGGAAGTCCGCTTCTGAAGTCGTGCCTGTCTTCGTTCAGAACCTCAACAGCCGTGACGAATTTGAGAAACTGATCTCGGCGTGGGCTCTGGTGAAGATTACCGACGGCGGTCCGAAGCCGGACGAGTCGGTCGAGATTTTGCTGACCGGTCTGCAGCACCCCGAACCGAAGATCCGAGCAGGTGTCGTCGATGCGCTCGCGATCTTTGCCGACCGAGATGATGTCACTGAGGCACTTCGTCAGCATCTGGAAACCGAGTCCGATTCCGACGTGAAAGCGGAAATCGAAAAAGCACTGGGTAGCAAGTGA
- a CDS encoding fatty acid CoA ligase family protein, whose protein sequence is MQPSAASLADSQSESAPSDDSNISTRLRQWAEQQPHSLAIIEPNGRDRLGRPIVRQLSFAGLDREVDELAAGFSEYGIQPGDPIVLMVRAGLDFISLTFALFRAGAVVVLIDPGMGLRSVFRCLDEVDPAGFVAIPPVQVARALRWNAFRNATKNVCVGPKVFGSESIAAISKLGRGRLSQDGRSRFNVTTGDSDPAAIIFTSGSTGPAKGVCYEHKMFAAQAEMIRSRFKIEPGDIDLPCFPLFGLFAAAIGVTTVIPEMNPTKPAEVDPAKIVDAIRDFGVTQAFGSPAVWNRVGPYCEKNGIRFPGLKRVLSAGAPVPISVLESMSHCLTFQGAELHTPYGATESLPVTSIGSREVLEETRALTERGRGTCVGRPFDGVAVKVIQPVDGPIDSIDDVETLPAGEIGEIIVSSRSTTRQYFRRVEQTAAAKVDDPSEPGRIWHRMGDMGSLDDQGRLWFCGRKAHVVHTKSGPLYSVCCEAPFLTLDFVGRAALVGVGDRGSQRPVIVIELAKSSGRKTSNEEFIDRLVAKAAEHDVTRSIERFLFHPSFPVDIRHNVKINREALAEWAKTRVASGEMAERK, encoded by the coding sequence ATGCAGCCAAGTGCAGCGAGTCTTGCCGATTCGCAGTCCGAATCGGCGCCGAGTGACGATTCGAATATTTCAACGCGTTTGCGGCAATGGGCCGAACAGCAGCCGCACTCACTCGCGATTATCGAACCGAACGGACGTGACCGGCTCGGTCGCCCGATTGTTCGTCAGCTCTCGTTCGCTGGGCTCGACCGAGAGGTGGACGAACTTGCCGCCGGGTTCTCAGAATATGGAATCCAGCCCGGCGACCCCATCGTCTTGATGGTGAGAGCCGGGCTCGATTTTATTTCTCTCACGTTTGCCCTGTTTCGAGCGGGCGCTGTCGTCGTGCTGATCGACCCCGGAATGGGGCTCCGCTCAGTCTTTCGCTGCCTCGACGAAGTCGATCCCGCCGGATTCGTTGCGATCCCGCCTGTGCAAGTCGCGCGAGCGCTGCGATGGAATGCCTTTCGGAATGCGACGAAAAACGTCTGCGTCGGTCCGAAGGTATTCGGCTCGGAATCGATCGCCGCAATTTCGAAGCTGGGACGCGGGAGACTCTCGCAAGATGGTCGATCGCGGTTCAACGTAACGACCGGTGACTCGGACCCGGCTGCGATCATTTTTACCAGCGGCAGCACCGGTCCGGCGAAGGGAGTCTGTTATGAGCACAAAATGTTTGCGGCTCAAGCCGAGATGATTCGCAGTCGATTCAAGATCGAGCCCGGAGACATCGACCTGCCATGCTTTCCCCTATTCGGACTGTTCGCCGCAGCAATCGGTGTGACCACGGTGATCCCGGAGATGAATCCGACGAAACCGGCCGAAGTCGACCCCGCCAAGATCGTCGATGCGATTCGTGATTTCGGCGTCACTCAGGCCTTCGGTTCGCCCGCGGTATGGAACCGCGTCGGCCCTTACTGCGAGAAAAACGGGATTCGGTTCCCCGGCCTCAAGCGCGTGCTCTCGGCGGGAGCACCGGTTCCCATTTCCGTGTTGGAGTCGATGTCGCACTGCCTGACATTCCAGGGCGCTGAGTTGCATACCCCCTATGGAGCGACCGAGTCCCTGCCGGTGACGAGCATTGGCTCGCGGGAAGTGCTTGAAGAGACGCGTGCGCTGACGGAGCGCGGTCGAGGCACTTGCGTCGGCCGTCCCTTCGATGGCGTGGCGGTGAAGGTCATCCAACCGGTCGATGGTCCCATCGATTCCATCGACGACGTCGAAACTCTGCCAGCGGGAGAGATCGGCGAGATTATCGTGTCGAGCCGCTCGACGACGCGGCAGTACTTTCGTCGCGTCGAACAGACGGCAGCCGCCAAAGTTGATGACCCGTCGGAGCCCGGACGGATATGGCACCGGATGGGTGATATGGGTTCGCTGGACGATCAGGGCCGCCTCTGGTTTTGCGGACGAAAAGCGCACGTCGTTCATACGAAATCAGGCCCCCTCTATTCCGTTTGCTGTGAAGCACCATTCTTGACGCTCGATTTCGTCGGCCGGGCTGCCTTAGTCGGGGTGGGGGATCGAGGAAGCCAGCGACCTGTGATCGTCATCGAATTGGCTAAATCCTCGGGCCGTAAAACTTCAAATGAAGAGTTCATTGATCGGCTTGTCGCGAAAGCCGCCGAGCACGATGTCACACGGTCGATTGAAAGATTTCTGTTTCATCCCTCGTTTCCCGTCGACATTCGTCACAACGTGAAGATTAATCGAGAGGCTCTGGCTGAGTGGGCAAAGACCCGCGTTGCCTCCGGCGAGATGGCGGAGCGGAAATGA
- a CDS encoding NAD-dependent epimerase/dehydratase family protein — protein sequence MSGLSLVTGGGGFLGRYIVEQLVAKGLPVRVFCRGDYDFLDELGVETFRGDLTDENAIRAACEGCETVFHVAALPGVWGPRSVYEATNLTGTEHVIEGCRSAGVRKLIFTSSPSVVFDGAEHVDANEEVRYPAQYLCHYPATKAAAERAVLKANDPPNLVTAALRPHLIWGPRDPHLLPRLIERAKSGRLRRVGSGENVVSVAYVENAAAAHLQLADTLEESSPAAGHAYFINDPDSVLLWDWVNELLAIANLPPIRRSISAKAAYGVGAMLEGAWSALRLSGEPPMTRFVAQQLSRSHSYSIEGARRDFGYQPLVDHKEAMRRTTPYLKQLGSR from the coding sequence ATGAGTGGTTTGAGCCTCGTCACCGGCGGCGGCGGTTTCCTCGGCCGATACATCGTTGAGCAACTCGTCGCGAAGGGGCTTCCCGTCCGCGTGTTCTGCCGAGGTGACTATGACTTTCTGGACGAATTAGGCGTCGAGACTTTCCGTGGTGATTTGACCGATGAGAACGCGATCCGGGCGGCTTGCGAAGGCTGCGAGACCGTGTTTCACGTGGCGGCGCTTCCCGGCGTTTGGGGACCGCGGTCGGTCTATGAGGCGACCAACCTAACCGGCACAGAGCATGTCATCGAAGGATGCCGAAGTGCCGGAGTGCGAAAGCTGATTTTCACAAGCTCCCCCAGCGTGGTTTTTGACGGAGCCGAGCATGTCGATGCCAACGAAGAAGTGCGCTATCCGGCCCAATACCTGTGCCACTACCCGGCGACAAAGGCGGCTGCCGAGCGGGCCGTCTTGAAGGCCAATGACCCTCCCAATTTGGTCACTGCGGCCTTACGACCTCATCTAATTTGGGGACCGCGAGATCCTCACCTCCTGCCTCGACTCATCGAACGGGCGAAATCGGGCCGCCTGCGTCGGGTCGGCAGCGGGGAGAACGTCGTTTCGGTCGCCTACGTCGAAAACGCCGCCGCCGCCCATTTGCAGCTTGCCGATACGCTCGAAGAAAGTTCACCCGCCGCGGGCCACGCCTACTTCATCAACGACCCCGATTCCGTCCTGCTCTGGGATTGGGTCAATGAACTGCTGGCGATCGCAAATCTACCGCCGATCAGACGCTCTATTTCTGCAAAGGCAGCATACGGAGTGGGAGCGATGTTGGAAGGGGCTTGGTCAGCTCTTCGATTAAGCGGAGAGCCGCCCATGACGCGATTCGTGGCTCAGCAGCTTTCGCGATCCCACAGCTACTCGATCGAAGGAGCCCGACGCGACTTCGGTTATCAACCGCTCGTCGACCACAAAGAAGCGATGCGACGGACGACTCCCTATTTGAAGCAACTGGGAAGCCGCTGA
- the lpxK gene encoding tetraacyldisaccharide 4'-kinase yields the protein MIERAYLDTISGTSRGILPSAARSAFWAASHVYRGVIARKNLQYDVRVTSGEIGRAPVPVVSVGNLTAGGTGKTPVVGHLAQLMTSWGYRVGLISRGYSSRGNSLSESDAGNDEKRVLRTICPQVPHWQHRDRVAAAKHACQVAELDVLILDDGFQHRRLHRDVNIVLIDATNPWGYGHLLPRGLLREPLSSLRRADIVLLTRCDAVSQDDVSNIKKTIALHHQTVPILETSFPVVGLRNAHGQTQPVESLALNRVGAFCGIGNPVAFRKTLSASGFEPAWLKEFGDHHAYTALDLARLIDQLRDEPVDAVLCTLKDLVKIERTTLGETPLWSVEIGTTFSQEPEEVIRALRNVLPERGSVAA from the coding sequence ATGATCGAGCGTGCCTATCTCGATACGATCTCGGGAACCTCGCGGGGGATTTTGCCAAGCGCGGCCCGAAGCGCATTTTGGGCTGCTTCGCATGTCTATCGCGGGGTGATTGCGCGCAAGAATCTGCAATACGACGTTCGCGTAACATCTGGCGAAATCGGCAGGGCCCCGGTTCCGGTCGTCAGCGTCGGAAACCTGACCGCCGGTGGTACGGGGAAGACTCCGGTGGTCGGCCATTTGGCCCAGTTGATGACGTCGTGGGGCTATCGCGTCGGTTTGATCAGCCGTGGTTATAGTTCGCGCGGCAATTCGCTGTCAGAAAGCGATGCCGGCAATGATGAAAAACGAGTCCTTCGAACCATTTGCCCGCAGGTTCCGCACTGGCAGCATCGAGACCGCGTTGCCGCCGCCAAGCACGCGTGCCAGGTCGCGGAATTGGACGTCTTGATCCTCGACGACGGCTTTCAACATCGTCGTCTCCATCGCGACGTGAATATCGTCCTCATCGATGCGACGAATCCTTGGGGCTACGGACACCTGTTGCCGCGGGGGTTGTTGCGAGAGCCTCTCAGTTCGCTACGGAGGGCTGATATCGTATTGCTCACGCGGTGCGATGCTGTCAGTCAGGACGACGTGTCGAACATCAAAAAGACGATCGCGCTGCATCACCAAACGGTGCCGATCCTCGAAACCAGCTTTCCCGTCGTCGGCCTGCGGAACGCTCACGGACAGACTCAACCGGTCGAGTCACTCGCCTTAAATCGAGTTGGCGCCTTCTGCGGTATCGGGAATCCGGTCGCGTTCCGAAAAACGCTTTCGGCCAGCGGCTTCGAACCGGCATGGCTAAAGGAATTTGGAGATCATCATGCTTACACAGCCCTCGATTTGGCGAGACTGATCGATCAACTCCGCGACGAACCCGTCGACGCGGTCTTGTGCACATTGAAAGACCTCGTGAAAATCGAACGCACAACTCTCGGTGAAACACCGCTGTGGTCCGTCGAAATCGGGACGACGTTTTCGCAAGAGCCCGAAGAGGTCATTCGAGCACTGCGAAATGTATTGCCCGAACGTGGGTCGGTCGCAGCGTGA
- a CDS encoding cation diffusion facilitator family transporter, producing the protein MLAARSNSHHPQDAPTSSEASVEFPEPVAPPEEVSEARTGRTNRLLWIAGAGISVRLLVIAAELTAVVLLGSAALFVDAMATLADVIASIGLIVAIKLAERPPDDDHPFGHGRYEPLAGLQLGTLITLGGGALFISQLISAAQPHQAKTYSIVLAIIPAAAAVLLEIACRWVHSYGRRESSSALIAEAYHYRVDAITSVLAAVGMLVAVLLPNLGHLTDHVFALLLAGIMTWLGIGACRENMHQLLDRTPDESAFERVRTAAARIDGVLDIEKIRIQQAGPDAHVDIDVEVDPQMTVDDAHRIAQFVRREIQSDWPFVREVVVHIEPYFADDH; encoded by the coding sequence ATGCTCGCCGCACGATCAAATTCTCATCACCCGCAAGACGCTCCAACCTCGTCTGAGGCCAGCGTCGAGTTTCCGGAACCGGTGGCCCCGCCTGAGGAGGTGAGCGAGGCGCGGACCGGCCGGACCAATCGACTCCTGTGGATTGCCGGGGCCGGCATCTCGGTTCGGCTGCTTGTCATTGCCGCCGAGTTGACGGCCGTCGTTTTGCTTGGATCGGCTGCGTTATTCGTCGATGCGATGGCAACACTGGCGGATGTCATCGCCTCAATCGGCCTGATCGTCGCGATCAAGCTGGCGGAACGACCGCCCGATGACGACCACCCGTTCGGACACGGCCGCTATGAGCCACTAGCCGGGCTGCAGTTGGGGACGTTGATCACATTGGGCGGCGGAGCGCTCTTCATCTCGCAATTGATTTCAGCGGCGCAGCCTCATCAGGCCAAGACTTATTCGATCGTTCTGGCCATCATCCCTGCCGCGGCCGCGGTGTTGCTGGAGATCGCCTGCCGCTGGGTCCATTCGTACGGCCGCCGCGAGAGCAGTTCCGCCTTGATTGCTGAAGCCTATCACTATCGGGTCGATGCGATTACGAGCGTTTTGGCAGCGGTCGGCATGTTGGTCGCGGTCCTGCTTCCGAATTTAGGGCACTTGACCGATCACGTGTTTGCCTTGCTGTTGGCCGGAATCATGACGTGGCTCGGAATCGGCGCCTGCCGCGAGAACATGCACCAACTACTCGATCGCACGCCGGACGAATCAGCATTTGAGCGTGTGCGTACCGCGGCTGCGCGAATCGATGGCGTGCTCGACATCGAGAAAATTCGGATCCAGCAGGCCGGGCCCGATGCCCACGTCGACATTGACGTCGAAGTCGACCCGCAGATGACGGTCGATGACGCCCACCGAATCGCCCAGTTCGTGCGGCGTGAAATCCAGTCAGACTGGCCGTTTGTTCGCGAGGTCGTCGTGCATATCGAGCCCTATTTCGCCGACGACCATTAA
- a CDS encoding sensor histidine kinase, which yields MSNPGSKERTVGLGRSIRRKMAIGLAILLALIATSSLVGFLSLQWYHEAVQELDFTLNRMPHRSTLDSAIGEMFEPLIEVVPLPDDMALLARQEKFHERLDGAKAAVAEFWQRYDALPPSDFVKRQRRFVEAGLVRITNELNALDRENQQLPYQPNPERRLQLMIRQIGVLETVVLDIPDPQQGLADTVEEAVSGYDFRVRWFLITSGLVAILFMGLIAFVYRQVFAPLRRLHKGARRVAQGDFHYTIKMETGDEIAELAEAFNQMTARFREVRDDLDSQVQERSRQLVRSERLAGIGFLAAGVAHEINNPLSAISMAAESLEYRVAELREEIPEESGTVLKEYLGMMQRESFRCQGITRRLLDFARGNDGQRTTHDLNLLVGEVLEMVRHMSRFKDREIDFSPVEDCTAEVNGAEVKQVILNFVSNALNAMDAGRKLTISIESQSESCTMVFEDEGCGMCEETLENLFEPFFTKQKDGRGTGLGMSISHRIVSDHDGTIEVHSEGEGCGSTFRVRLPRKVAFAAGTALKAA from the coding sequence GTGTCGAATCCCGGCTCGAAGGAGCGCACGGTGGGACTGGGGCGGAGCATCCGTCGCAAGATGGCAATCGGGCTGGCAATTTTGCTGGCCTTGATCGCGACTTCGTCGCTGGTCGGATTTCTCAGTCTGCAGTGGTATCACGAAGCCGTCCAGGAACTGGATTTCACTCTCAACCGAATGCCGCACCGCTCCACGCTCGATTCGGCAATCGGTGAGATGTTCGAGCCGCTCATTGAAGTGGTTCCACTGCCGGACGATATGGCGCTGCTGGCCCGGCAGGAAAAATTTCACGAACGGCTCGACGGGGCAAAGGCGGCCGTCGCCGAATTCTGGCAGCGGTATGATGCGCTCCCTCCCAGTGATTTCGTCAAACGGCAGCGTCGATTCGTCGAAGCCGGTTTGGTGCGAATCACAAATGAGTTGAACGCCCTCGATCGGGAAAACCAGCAGCTACCCTATCAGCCGAATCCTGAACGTCGCCTGCAACTGATGATCCGTCAGATCGGCGTACTCGAAACCGTCGTACTCGATATTCCCGATCCGCAGCAGGGTCTGGCAGATACGGTCGAAGAAGCGGTCTCCGGCTACGACTTTCGCGTGCGTTGGTTTCTGATTACGAGCGGATTGGTCGCAATCCTGTTTATGGGATTGATCGCGTTCGTATACCGGCAAGTGTTCGCCCCGCTCCGCCGATTGCACAAGGGTGCTCGCCGAGTCGCACAGGGTGATTTTCACTACACGATTAAAATGGAAACCGGGGACGAGATCGCCGAATTGGCGGAAGCGTTCAATCAGATGACGGCGCGCTTCCGTGAAGTTCGCGATGACCTCGATTCGCAGGTTCAGGAACGCAGTCGACAACTCGTCCGCAGCGAGCGACTGGCCGGAATCGGCTTTCTCGCGGCCGGTGTCGCCCATGAAATTAACAATCCGCTCTCGGCAATCTCGATGGCAGCCGAGTCACTTGAGTACCGCGTTGCCGAACTTCGCGAAGAAATTCCGGAGGAAAGCGGCACGGTGCTCAAAGAGTATCTCGGGATGATGCAGCGGGAGTCATTTCGCTGTCAGGGCATCACGCGTCGCCTGCTCGACTTTGCCCGCGGCAACGACGGCCAGCGAACCACTCACGATCTCAACCTGTTGGTCGGCGAGGTCTTGGAAATGGTTCGACACATGAGCCGCTTTAAAGACCGTGAAATTGATTTCTCGCCGGTCGAAGACTGCACGGCGGAAGTTAATGGGGCGGAAGTGAAACAAGTCATTCTGAACTTCGTCTCGAATGCGCTCAACGCGATGGATGCCGGGCGGAAGCTTACCATTTCGATCGAGTCGCAATCCGAAAGCTGCACGATGGTCTTTGAAGACGAAGGCTGCGGGATGTGCGAGGAGACGCTGGAAAACCTCTTCGAACCGTTTTTCACCAAACAGAAAGATGGTCGCGGCACCGGCCTCGGGATGTCGATCAGCCATCGCATCGTCTCCGACCATGACGGCACGATCGAAGTCCACAGTGAAGGCGAGGGCTGCGGAAGTACGTTCCGTGTTCGACTGCCGCGAAAAGTCGCATTCGCAGCCGGCACTGCCTTGAAGGCGGCGTGA